The sequence AATTTGGACCAGGTAATGAAATTCTTGATTGACAATGGATTACAGGTCAATTGCCAGAGTGAACACAACAGGAACCTCCTTCACCTCTTGTGCAACTATTACGAAAAGGAAAATCTAATCAAAGTAGTTCGCCTTTTGCTGGACAGCGGAATCGAAGTGAATTCCACCACGAAATGCGGCCGGAACGCCCTGCATCTCTTGTGCGAATATTACCAACAGGACAATTTGGTGGACATTGCTCAACTCTTGCTGGACAATGGAATCCAAGTGGAAGAGGACAAATGGAACGCCTTACACCTGGCTTGCCGATTTTATAGTAGAGACAATCTCATCTCTTTAGTCAAACTATTGATCGATAAGGTGGAGGACGTGAACTACCGGGACAGCGACGGGAGAAACGCCCTCCACATTTTGTGCCGGAGTTATTCCAAGTCAAATTTGATAGACATTATCGAACTGTTGATCGAAAATGGCATCGACATCCACTGCAAAGACAAGGACGGATGGAATGCCTTCCTCATTGTTTGCCGGACATATTCCAAACGAAATCTAATCGACATGGTCCAACTTTTCGTTCGCCACAAAGCGGACGTCAACAGCACAGACAGAGACGGAAACAACGCTGTTAATGGCTtgtgtttgaattatttccaagaGAATTTAACCGACGTAATTCAGGTGTTGCTCGAAGCGGGAACTGATATCAACTGCCGGAACAACAGCGGAATAAACGCTCTACTCTATTTGTGCAAAAACCAGAAAAACCAActgattgaaaaaattcatttcttgatgGACAAACGGATCGACGTGCATTGCAAGGACAACGACAGAGCCAACGTCCTTCATTATCTGTGTCGCTATTATCCCAAAGATGATCTGTACGAAATTGTCAAatatctaattaaaaaaagggaagtcgACAAGGAGTTCCATGATAGTGACGGGTGGTTGGCTCTTCACTATTTGTGTCGCTATTACAACGGAGGAAATATGCTCCAAATAATTCAGCTGTTTAAACCCCGCCGAGGTCCGATTTCGAATGGCATTGATTGTCGGTCGCTAGTTCGAGACAATTATAAAAAGGGGAACATCGTTGAAATCCTTCAATATTTTGAgtcttgaaaatgaagaaagataATGTACACacgtttagtttttatttaattagaaaaatgaaatgtccTTTTGTAAATATTTCGTTATACAATTGTAAAAGTTACTCTGAATTCTAATCACCTTGATTTGTATGGGACTAACCGACTGTCTAGTCGAATGCGCGTTTCTCTTATTGTGATTTAGTTGTTATTTGATGCTCACTAAATGCAAATTCTTGTGACTACAAGAGGCAATCATACCCACGAGAACATactacaaacaaacaaaaaacttggcTCAAGTTGACCTGAATGTCGTTGAACCCGGAAGAGTTGATAGTGAAAgcctttcttttaaaattgttgaccTGAAATCAGAAATCATCCCCAAGGTCCGCCACTTTTACTTGATATACCGTTTACATTTCTTGACCTTTCTCTGGAGGTGTCGCTGACCGCTTGGGCggttcaacatttttattcggCTAAGAGGTATGTATGTTTATGCGCACCATTTGACTTGGCTGTGACATGTGTGATTATGATATGCCTATATCCTCTTAATTAGGTAATTTCATTCAACTCTTCATTTCCCgaattaaaataacaaattaattaGGGCAAGAGAGTGAACATTTTGTAGTGGATGCTGTCTTATAGTCTGCGATGGAAGCAAATAGGAAGCAACTCATATGATGTAATAAATAAAGGACAAGAGTATTTGTTACATGAATCAGCAGGTATGTAGGTTGCATAAAGACAATTGAGCTCTTTGTCATCTTTGAACTCTAaataatctttttaaaataaattttccttttaaaaagcAGTTTACCTGGTTGAAGGCTTATTTGAGTATTGCAAATCTAAATCGCAAGGATCTAATTAGCGTTGAATCAGCTAAAAAGCAGCAGACGTTGCATCTGTCTTAATTACCGTTTTATTGATCGTCAGGGGAGACTTATTAAATATTATAAGCGACTTGACATGATTTACgatcaattaaatttaaacattcgTCTTTACATCAGATAATGTTGCCACTAAAACTGGCAGAATCGGAAACCGGAAATCTGGAGTGAGCGTTTGCTGCTTGACTTGCCAAATCCAACAGGCAGCAGAGATGACTTTCTATTTCAAAATGCGCGCTCATCGATCAACGGATATCAttaccacaaaaaaaaccgttttcgaataATTACACTTCCCTATCCAATTATGTAATAAAACCCATCCTATTAACATATACGTGTACACGTTCCAATTGTCTGTAGTTCATTATTTATAAGGCCGAATGTGCAGCACAGTGCAAATTAAGCTACGAGAACATCGAATCTTAGTTCGAAATTAACAGTCAAGTGGTTGGTATTACATAAACAACCCcacattttaattatttcgatacattttcttatttaacaaCTCAAATCTAATCCTATTTCTTATCGTAATTCTGatcctttttgttatttcctattttgcTATCCGCCTATCCCATAGAATTTGCAAAGCGGCATCGAactccttttgaaaaattggcaACACGCTTTCCAGTTCGTCTGCAGTACAAAATCAGTTGATCGTGCAATCACGTGCAATGTGGGAagtggctgcacgaaaagtAGTACAACAAATAAACCCCAAAAACGTGGTCGTCTTGTGAAGTGGTTCTTTATAGAATCACTTCGTACACACCTCATGCTGTTCAGCAGGTAAATAAAGTCAAGAATACAAGTTGAATGATTGTGGTAGCGTAAATAGAAGAGCTAAACCTGCCAATTAAAGCTCGATTTAGCTAAACCAGCTACCCCAttccaaatttgaaaaatgttagcTCCTGACTAGCATGTATTATATTATGTAAGCCCCCTGTCAATGCATGGCAATTTGCTTGCACtatgtaaccttttttttttcctttgtgcagTTTCAAGACCTCAGTCAGCCATCGTAATTCAACAAGGTAGGCTATGCAAATTTTGCTCGTGCTGGTATTCAACTATCAGCAGCAATCTGAGATTTCGCTCCCGTGTGCGATGAAAGGCTCGTGTCTCAAGCCAAACGGGGCGGTGTCCAGAATTTGTGGGCTTTTCCAAATTAAAATGGTTTGTTTTTGCGAGTCGATTCGGTTAGTTTTGAGAAGGTGTCCAAAACGGAATACTCGACGGGTGTGTATAGCTGAAGTAGGAAGACCAAATTTGTTAGCGCAAATATCACCAGcgatttcttcgttttcacTGCGGATAAAATTCTTTGATGgcaattgtttttcattttgattgcgCTTATTGTTTTTACGACACTTTAACTGATTGAGGATGAGGGTGGGCACAATTTAACGTGATGCAATTCTGGGAAAAGTTGGATTGACTCCACTCCAGCCGTGGTCTTTTGGTTTCTGACTCTGTTGACGGCTCTATTCGATGGAACGTATTTCATCAGGAGAAAGTGATGCCGAAGGATCGTCCACTGTTTTCccctaatttaaaattaaatttgttttaattcagttAGTAATGTtttgaaacttttattttttcctagttCCTACCACATATTTATTAGAGATTTATAAATAGTGCCGGGGGAGTGGAATACAttatcgctagatggcattGTACAGTTTCAagtttatgaattctttgtttgttttatttttacgagcATATTACATCCTTTTTTATCGTTAATTATCATCAAATTATTAACAAAATTTGAGAAAACAGTTGTTTGAAGCTAGACCAGATTGAAAACGTCGACGAATTCGGTAATCTGCCATAATAAGGAACGTTGAAAAAGGGTTGAGCAGACGAAAACAAAGTTGTCTGCCAAGGCTGGGTGAATTTGTGCCAACTTGAACTCCAaacgtgttacgatttcaccTGACTTAAATCATAAATAGTTATTGTGTAATATTATACCTGCGTGAGTTAGCCTTCCCCGTAGGTTTTCTCTGAGCGTCTCTGAGTAGTGAGTAGCTAGTTTAGGGGTTTATACACACTCGCTAAAATAGCGAGTAAGGTTATATTAGTATCAGTGTTTGGCTTGCCACTAAACTGATAATCAGTCTGTCTATTAGCGGGTGTACTCGCTAATTTAACACAATAGCTGATACACTCGCTAGTGTAACGGCCCACTAGCGACTACACTCGCTAACgcaaccccaaaaaatttttttttccattagcCAGTGTACTTGCTACACCTATCGGTCATTAGCGAAAGCAACAGCTACTAAACCTTAGGTCCCAAAATTGAGCAATAGCCACTACACTCGCTAATGTTATGATCAATTAGCCACTGTACTCGCTAATGCACAcacaatttttctgttttcccatTAGCTAGTACACTCGCTATATCTAACGTGTGCTAGCGTAAGTAACAGCTAATGTTTACGTTAGCGAATACAACCGCTATTCGGTCCATCGACTGCTTTTTTCACTGATAGCGCCACCATCGACTGCTTTTTTCACTGATAGCGCCACCCATCCGTTCACGACAATATTTATAATTCTGCTAGCCTCGTGTCTCGCCctattgttttaaattttgaagtgcataatttttctaaattatttcGATTTATTAAGCTGGCGTTTTATATTACACATGATGTAAGATCATATGCAGCATTAGCAAATTGTATGTGTATATTAGCAAAATTGTGTGTGCATTAGCGAGTACAGTGGCTAATTGATCATAACATTAGCGAGTGTAGTGGCTATTGCTGAATTTTAGGACCTAAGGTTTAGTAGCTGTTGTTTTCGCTAATGACCGATAGATGTAGCGAGTACACTggctaatgaaaaaaaaaattttttgggttgcGTTAGCGAGTGTAGTCGCTAGTGGGCCGTTGCATTAGCGAGTGTATCGGCTATTGTTTAGTTTTGGGACCTAAGGTTTAGTAGCTGTTGCTTTCGCTAATGACCGATAGGTGTAGCGAGTACACTGgctaatggaaaaaaaaattttgggggTTGCGTTAGCGAGTGTAGTCGCTAGTGGGCCGTTACACTAGCGAGTGTATCAGCTATTGTGTTAAATTAGCGAGTACACCCGCTAATAGACAGACTGATTATCAGTTTAGTGGCAAGCCAAACACTGATACTAATATAACCTTACTCGCTATTttagcgaaaaagaaaaacccctaGTTTAGTCATGCTCGCATGTGTTTTGGCATTGAGCAAATGCACCAGTTGGCATTGACCCAAATGCAGTAAAGTTACTTGTAAAGCACATTCCGTTCTCTCACAAGAAGTAATTCCAATATAACTtccaaacgaatcaaaatttaaactaAACAACGTCATTTTATTTGCAGGACAGAAATGAAGCGTTGGCGTCACTTGGAGGTAATGTTTTAATCAAGTGTGCACCTTTATCTAACATCAAACTTAAGAATTCTCTCAGAATTTTGAtggtctttaaattttttatggtGTCTATCTGTGATTAT is a genomic window of Daphnia pulicaria isolate SC F1-1A chromosome 2, SC_F0-13Bv2, whole genome shotgun sequence containing:
- the LOC124326164 gene encoding ankyrin repeat domain-containing protein 50-like, which translates into the protein MESKETRLFTLLADANPDLDEIRDLLEDDDVNINCVNRQGLNLLLQLVKRPKGENMLELVNVLIERGIQINFKDPEEKKNVLHYLCTSYFQDDMIDIIKLFIRHQIDLNCIDDYGENALFYLCANYSNDNLDQVMKFLIDNGLQVNCQSEHNRNLLHLLCNYYEKENLIKVVRLLLDSGIEVNSTTKCGRNALHLLCEYYQQDNLVDIAQLLLDNGIQVEEDKWNALHLACRFYSRDNLISLVKLLIDKVEDVNYRDSDGRNALHILCRSYSKSNLIDIIELLIENGIDIHCKDKDGWNAFLIVCRTYSKRNLIDMVQLFVRHKADVNSTDRDGNNAVNGLCLNYFQENLTDVIQVLLEAGTDINCRNNSGINALLYLCKNQKNQLIEKIHFLMDKRIDVHCKDNDRANVLHYLCRYYPKDDLYEIVKYLIKKREVDKEFHDSDGWLALHYLCRYYNGGNMLQIIQLFKPRRGPISNGIDCRSLVRDNYKKGNIVEILQYFES